The Bacillus carboniphilus genome contains a region encoding:
- the spoIIP gene encoding stage II sporulation protein P, translating into MRSTKEPIIIINLSRIFFMNLFIFVLISLVTLTSVKFSSNFFMSEIIPIELYKSAIHNENRSLISKNDLDEISISRSAFQIATNVKPGDIRTFLGRELPGFKMFDTTIHVAGEGTNFTTIPSEFHESPPPIEDLLEEREIADEIEEEEEKPVQEVAGPANIYIYHSHSYESYYPLLKDSKSPNSTNPKANIIAVGAEFKNQLANKGIKAEHNDTDVTAGLKERGWNYRNAYQYSKEVVVSAMQSNENLDYLIDIHRDALRKKDTTKTINGKSYARLMFVVGAGHSNFEKNLELAKKLNKLIEEKYPGLSRGVISKNKSTGNGIYNQDLSERALLIEVGGVDNNMDELRNCIEAFTDVFSEYYWETRDAEES; encoded by the coding sequence GTGCGATCAACGAAAGAACCTATTATCATCATTAATTTAAGTAGAATATTTTTTATGAATTTGTTTATCTTTGTATTAATTTCCCTTGTAACGTTAACATCAGTGAAATTTTCATCGAACTTTTTTATGTCAGAAATTATCCCTATCGAACTTTATAAGTCTGCCATACATAACGAAAACCGTTCGTTAATAAGTAAAAATGATTTAGATGAGATATCCATTTCTAGGTCTGCTTTTCAAATAGCGACAAATGTAAAGCCAGGTGATATACGTACATTTTTAGGAAGAGAGCTGCCTGGTTTTAAAATGTTTGATACGACCATTCATGTGGCTGGGGAAGGAACAAACTTTACAACGATTCCTAGTGAATTTCATGAATCCCCTCCACCCATAGAAGATTTATTAGAGGAAAGAGAGATTGCAGATGAAATTGAGGAAGAAGAGGAGAAGCCAGTGCAAGAAGTTGCTGGACCAGCGAACATTTATATCTATCATTCTCATAGTTATGAATCCTACTATCCCCTTCTTAAAGACTCAAAAAGTCCTAATAGTACTAATCCGAAAGCAAATATCATTGCTGTAGGTGCAGAGTTTAAAAATCAACTTGCGAATAAAGGGATTAAGGCTGAACACAATGATACAGACGTGACAGCAGGATTAAAAGAAAGAGGATGGAATTATAGAAATGCATACCAATATTCTAAAGAAGTAGTCGTATCGGCTATGCAATCAAATGAAAACCTAGATTATTTAATTGATATTCACAGGGACGCTTTGAGAAAAAAGGATACAACAAAAACGATAAATGGAAAGAGTTATGCAAGATTAATGTTCGTTGTAGGTGCCGGACATAGTAACTTTGAAAAAAACTTGGAGCTGGCTAAAAAGTTAAATAAATTAATAGAAGAAAAATATCCTGGTTTAAGTAGAGGAGTTATTTCAAAAAATAAGTCAACAGGAAATGGAATTTACAATCAAGATTTATCGGAAAGAGCTCTATTAATAGAAGTAGGTGGAGTGGACAATAATATGGATGAACTTAGGAATTGTATCGAGGCTTTTACGGATGTTTTTAGTGAATATTATTGGGAAACAAGAGATGCAGAAGAAAGTTAA
- a CDS encoding methionine gamma-lyase family protein, translating into MFETLQHGEEIKQLVEKIEDHIIPYQKKIDQMIETNQYRVLQSFQNHKVSDSHFIPTTGYGYDDLGRDLLEEIYADVFGGELGLVRPQIISGTHAISIALFGVLRPGDEILYITGKPYDTLEEIVGVRGDGVGSLKDFQIGYKAVDLNVDGSIDFPAVKVNITNKTKVIGIQRSRGYASRPSFSIAQIKEMIEFVKSIKEDVIVFVDNCYGEFVEDKEPCHVGADLMAGSLIKNPGGGLAKTGGYLVGKKAFVEACSYRMTSPGIGREAGASLYSLQDMYQGFFMAPHTVGQSIKGSLFMASMLEELGIKTNPHWQDKRTDLIQQVQFDDPKKMIAFCQAIQKASPVNSHVTPYASYMPGYEDDVIMAAGTFIQGASIELSADGPLRPPYTVYVQGGLTYSHVKIATCKAIDEIWGLL; encoded by the coding sequence ATGTTTGAAACATTGCAACACGGAGAGGAAATAAAACAACTAGTAGAAAAAATAGAGGATCATATTATTCCTTACCAAAAAAAGATTGATCAAATGATAGAAACGAATCAATATCGAGTGCTACAAAGTTTCCAAAATCATAAAGTGAGCGATTCTCACTTTATCCCTACAACGGGCTATGGTTATGATGACTTAGGTAGAGATTTATTAGAAGAGATTTATGCAGATGTTTTTGGTGGAGAACTAGGACTTGTCAGACCACAAATCATTTCTGGTACACATGCCATTTCAATTGCTTTATTCGGGGTATTAAGACCTGGAGATGAAATCTTATACATAACAGGGAAACCATATGATACGTTAGAAGAGATTGTTGGCGTTAGGGGAGATGGCGTTGGATCATTAAAGGACTTTCAAATTGGGTACAAAGCAGTTGATTTAAATGTGGATGGCTCGATTGATTTTCCTGCTGTTAAAGTAAACATCACAAATAAAACAAAAGTCATCGGAATTCAACGGTCAAGAGGGTATGCGTCCCGTCCGTCCTTTTCAATTGCTCAAATAAAAGAAATGATAGAGTTTGTTAAATCAATAAAGGAAGATGTCATTGTCTTTGTTGATAACTGTTATGGAGAATTTGTTGAAGATAAAGAACCTTGTCATGTCGGTGCAGATCTAATGGCTGGGTCATTAATTAAAAATCCTGGTGGAGGATTAGCAAAAACAGGTGGATATCTTGTTGGAAAAAAAGCTTTTGTAGAAGCTTGTTCTTATCGAATGACATCACCTGGGATTGGCCGAGAAGCTGGTGCTTCTTTATATTCTCTTCAAGATATGTATCAAGGCTTTTTTATGGCTCCACATACAGTCGGACAATCGATAAAAGGCTCCCTTTTTATGGCGAGTATGCTAGAGGAATTAGGAATAAAGACGAATCCTCATTGGCAAGACAAACGGACGGATTTAATTCAACAAGTTCAATTTGATGATCCCAAAAAAATGATTGCCTTTTGTCAAGCTATTCAAAAAGCTTCACCAGTCAATTCTCACGTCACCCCTTACGCAAGCTATATGCCAGGCTATGAAGACGATGTTATTATGGCTGCTGGAACCTTTATACAAGGGGCAAGTATTGAGCTATCGGCAGATGGGCCACTGAGGCCACCATATACTGTTTATGTTCAAGGGGGCTTAACTTACTCTCATGTAAAAATAGCGACCTGCAAAGCAATTGATGAAATTTGGGGGTTATTATAA
- the hflX gene encoding GTPase HflX: MNQEQREQVVIVGCHFDQDDENQFTYSMEELASLTKTAQGEVVASLIQKREKRDPATYIGKGKVIELKNLTEEVQADVVVFNDELSPSQVRNLTEEINCKIIDRTQLILDIFASRAQSKEGKLQVELAQLQYILPRLSGIGINLSRQGGGIGTRGPGETQLETDRRYIRKRIHDIKKQLSVIVNHRIRYRERRKKNKAYQLALVGYTNAGKSTLFNQLTKAASFEENLLFATLDPMTKTMKLPSNYQLLVTDTVGFIQDLPTTLVAAFRSTLEEAKEADMIVHVVDRSNPNYQGHEKTVSSVLKELEMDDIPIVTIYNKKDQVNDLFVPNHNDPYIHISSFDRQDIDRLLHFLKEEILKEMITFEVFIPSSEGRVISQFKKEAIIEDLTFDENRNEYKIKGNVRKDHPINGTIEFYKR; the protein is encoded by the coding sequence TTGAATCAAGAACAAAGAGAACAAGTGGTCATTGTTGGTTGCCATTTTGATCAAGACGATGAAAACCAATTTACATATTCTATGGAGGAATTAGCATCCTTAACAAAAACAGCACAAGGTGAGGTCGTTGCATCTTTAATTCAAAAAAGAGAGAAACGTGATCCTGCCACTTATATTGGGAAGGGAAAAGTGATAGAGCTAAAAAATTTAACAGAAGAGGTTCAAGCTGATGTTGTTGTTTTTAACGATGAGCTGTCTCCTAGTCAAGTACGAAATTTAACGGAAGAAATCAACTGTAAAATTATTGACCGCACTCAACTTATTTTAGATATTTTCGCTAGCCGAGCTCAATCTAAAGAAGGAAAACTTCAAGTAGAACTTGCTCAATTGCAATACATTTTACCCCGCTTATCAGGCATAGGTATTAACTTGTCTCGACAAGGAGGAGGTATCGGAACGAGAGGGCCTGGGGAGACTCAATTAGAAACAGATCGTCGTTATATCCGGAAACGAATTCATGATATTAAAAAACAGCTTTCGGTTATTGTCAATCATCGAATACGCTATCGGGAACGCAGAAAGAAAAATAAAGCATACCAACTTGCCTTAGTTGGATACACAAATGCTGGAAAAAGTACGCTATTTAATCAATTAACGAAAGCAGCGAGTTTTGAAGAGAATTTGCTGTTCGCAACATTAGATCCCATGACAAAGACAATGAAGTTACCTTCTAACTATCAGCTCTTAGTAACAGATACAGTTGGGTTCATACAAGATTTACCGACTACTCTTGTTGCTGCTTTTAGGTCAACATTAGAAGAAGCAAAAGAAGCTGATATGATTGTACATGTGGTTGATAGATCAAACCCAAACTATCAAGGACATGAAAAGACCGTTTCCTCCGTTTTAAAAGAACTTGAAATGGATGACATTCCGATTGTAACGATCTATAATAAGAAAGATCAAGTGAATGATTTATTTGTTCCGAATCATAATGATCCATACATCCACATTTCTTCATTTGATAGACAAGATATAGACCGTTTACTCCACTTTCTGAAAGAAGAGATTTTGAAGGAAATGATCACCTTTGAAGTCTTTATCCCTTCTTCTGAAGGAAGAGTCATTTCTCAATTCAAAAAAGAAGCGATCATAGAGGACTTAACGTTTGATGAAAATAGAAATGAATACAAAATAAAAGGAAATGTACGAAAAGACCATCCAATTAACGGTACCATTGAGTTTTATAAAAGATAG
- the spoVK gene encoding stage V sporulation protein K encodes MDEPITYKSKGQINIVINGHKQNTYEELTSYDAVPSTVQDSHSILKEIEKEMSSLVGMEQMKETMKEIYAWIYVNQKRQEQGLKAEKQALHMLFKGNPGTGKTTVARLIGKLFYKMEVLSKGHLIEAERADLVGEYIGHTAQKTRDLIRKSLGGILFIDEAYSLARGGEKDFGKEAIDTLVKHMEDHKDEFVLILAGYSREMEYFLSLNPGLHSRFPLVVDFPDYTVNQLLEIARTMLDEREYIFHKEAEWKLKAHLLVVKEKLPPAKFSNGRYVRNIIEKSIRKQALRLLSKQKHEYRDLMTIHSEDIAF; translated from the coding sequence TTGGATGAACCTATAACGTATAAAAGTAAAGGGCAAATTAATATTGTGATTAATGGGCATAAACAAAATACTTATGAAGAATTAACGTCATATGATGCTGTCCCTTCTACTGTCCAGGACAGCCATAGCATATTAAAAGAGATTGAAAAAGAGATGTCTAGTCTTGTGGGCATGGAACAAATGAAAGAAACAATGAAAGAAATTTATGCATGGATTTATGTGAATCAAAAAAGACAAGAACAAGGACTAAAAGCTGAAAAACAAGCGTTGCATATGCTTTTTAAAGGAAACCCAGGCACAGGGAAAACAACGGTCGCGAGATTAATTGGAAAGCTTTTTTATAAAATGGAAGTACTTTCAAAGGGGCATCTCATTGAGGCGGAACGTGCAGATTTAGTTGGAGAGTATATTGGGCACACAGCCCAAAAAACGAGAGATTTAATTAGAAAATCACTAGGCGGGATCTTGTTTATAGATGAAGCCTATTCATTGGCTAGGGGTGGAGAAAAGGATTTTGGGAAAGAGGCCATTGATACGTTAGTAAAGCATATGGAAGATCACAAAGATGAATTTGTGCTTATTTTAGCAGGCTACTCAAGGGAAATGGAATACTTTTTATCTCTAAATCCTGGTCTCCATTCTCGATTTCCATTAGTGGTTGATTTTCCAGATTATACAGTAAATCAATTGCTTGAAATAGCGAGGACCATGTTGGATGAGCGAGAATATATCTTTCATAAAGAAGCAGAATGGAAATTAAAAGCACATTTATTAGTCGTTAAAGAAAAGCTACCACCCGCCAAGTTCAGTAATGGACGTTACGTTCGCAATATTATTGAGAAGTCCATTAGGAAACAAGCGCTTAGGTTACTTTCTAAACAAAAGCATGAATACCGTGATTTAATGACTATTCATAGTGAAGATATTGCTTTTTAA
- the hfq gene encoding RNA chaperone Hfq, giving the protein MKQSINIQDQFLNQLRKEGNFVTVFLLNGFQLRGQVKGFDNFTVLLETDGKQQLIFKHAISTFAPQKNVSLELE; this is encoded by the coding sequence ATGAAGCAATCAATCAACATTCAAGATCAATTTTTAAATCAATTACGCAAGGAAGGAAATTTTGTAACGGTTTTCCTTCTAAACGGATTTCAATTAAGAGGGCAAGTAAAAGGATTCGATAATTTTACTGTTTTATTAGAAACCGATGGAAAACAACAACTTATTTTTAAACATGCTATTTCAACCTTTGCACCACAAAAAAATGTTTCGTTAGAACTTGAATAA
- the miaA gene encoding tRNA (adenosine(37)-N6)-dimethylallyltransferase MiaA, with translation MDHSKQKLVVIIGPTAVGKTSLSIQLAKHFHGEIISGDSMQIYKKMNIGTAKIKPTEMEGVPHHLIDIKEPDESFSVAEFQKETRSLIEDISAKGHLPMIVGGTGLYIQSVVYDYQFSSAPSDKKYREDLENRATEEGNNTLYEELKQIDPIAASNIHVNNLRRIIRGLEIYHCTGLTMTDYIKSQDQELLYDVTIIGLTMERESLYKRIDCRVDLMMRDGLLEEVESLYKDGYQECQSMKAIGYKEFFPFFSGESSLDEVIEELKRNSRRYAKRQLTWFRNKMPVTWFDMTPPINQVEKQKEIFRYLAGELNLSTNN, from the coding sequence TTGGATCATTCCAAACAAAAGCTAGTTGTCATCATTGGACCGACAGCTGTAGGTAAAACAAGTTTAAGCATACAATTAGCAAAACATTTTCATGGTGAGATTATTAGCGGAGACTCTATGCAAATATATAAAAAAATGAATATAGGTACAGCCAAAATTAAACCGACTGAAATGGAAGGAGTCCCACATCACCTCATTGATATAAAAGAGCCTGATGAAAGCTTTTCAGTAGCAGAATTTCAAAAGGAAACAAGATCATTAATAGAGGATATTTCAGCTAAGGGTCACTTGCCAATGATAGTTGGAGGTACAGGTCTATACATACAATCTGTCGTTTACGATTATCAATTTTCTTCTGCTCCGTCAGATAAGAAATACAGAGAAGATCTAGAAAACAGGGCAACCGAAGAAGGGAATAACACTCTTTATGAAGAGCTAAAACAAATTGACCCCATTGCAGCGAGTAATATTCATGTAAATAATCTTCGCCGTATCATAAGAGGGTTGGAGATCTATCATTGCACTGGTTTAACCATGACTGATTACATAAAATCACAAGATCAAGAACTATTGTACGATGTCACTATTATTGGATTAACGATGGAAAGAGAGAGTCTTTATAAAAGGATTGACTGTCGAGTGGATTTGATGATGAGAGACGGCTTGTTAGAAGAGGTGGAGAGCTTGTATAAAGATGGATATCAAGAGTGCCAATCTATGAAAGCAATAGGATACAAAGAATTTTTCCCTTTTTTTTCGGGTGAGTCCTCTTTAGATGAAGTCATTGAAGAGTTAAAACGAAATTCAAGAAGGTATGCAAAACGTCAGTTAACATGGTTTAGAAATAAAATGCCTGTTACTTGGTTTGATATGACACCTCCTATCAATCAAGTAGAAAAGCAAAAAGAAATTTTCAGATATTTAGCAGGAGAATTAAATTTATCAACGAATAACTAG
- a CDS encoding dUTP diphosphatase, translating into MNNNTQTTLPIKIKYFDNELPKVKKIKTGDWIDLRAAETIEFQQFDFKLIPLGVAMECPLGYEANVVPRSSTFKHFGIIQTNHFGVIDESYCGDNDQWFFPALAIRETKVEKGDRICQFRINRKMPEIEFIEVDHLENKDRGGHGSTGLN; encoded by the coding sequence TTGAACAACAATACTCAAACAACTTTACCAATAAAAATCAAATATTTTGATAACGAGCTCCCAAAAGTAAAGAAAATAAAAACGGGGGATTGGATTGATTTAAGAGCGGCAGAAACAATTGAGTTTCAACAATTTGATTTTAAATTGATTCCTCTTGGTGTCGCAATGGAATGTCCCTTAGGTTATGAAGCGAATGTTGTTCCAAGATCAAGTACGTTTAAACATTTTGGAATCATACAAACGAATCATTTTGGTGTTATAGATGAGTCTTACTGTGGCGATAATGATCAATGGTTTTTTCCTGCACTGGCTATAAGGGAAACTAAGGTTGAAAAGGGAGATCGTATATGTCAATTTAGAATCAACCGAAAAATGCCGGAAATTGAATTTATTGAAGTGGATCATTTAGAAAATAAAGATCGTGGTGGACATGGCTCAACAGGACTGAACTAA
- a CDS encoding YmaF family protein gives MTSIHHHYFENQTQTSLSHIHLVQVFTFPVIGGIGDGHTHRIKGVTSIDNEHYHRFNFVTGPPIELAGGGHYHLVQGGTFLNVFLPYQHSLTGDIYERNDHVHVISGVTTENLPG, from the coding sequence ATGACATCGATTCATCACCATTACTTTGAAAATCAAACTCAAACTTCTTTGAGCCATATTCATTTGGTGCAAGTTTTTACTTTTCCTGTTATAGGGGGGATTGGTGATGGTCATACTCATCGTATAAAAGGAGTTACATCCATTGATAATGAACATTATCATCGTTTCAATTTCGTGACTGGTCCGCCAATTGAACTAGCTGGAGGAGGACATTATCATCTCGTTCAAGGTGGTACTTTTTTAAATGTTTTTCTCCCATATCAACACTCCCTCACTGGAGATATTTACGAAAGAAATGATCACGTTCATGTAATATCAGGTGTCACTACAGAAAATCTACCTGGATAA
- a CDS encoding outer spore coat protein CotE, giving the protein MAGREIIAKAVVAKGRKFTQATHTLSPSEKPSSILGGWCINHKYEAEKQGKKVEINGTYDCNIWYSFDDNTKTEVVTETVSYKDVIKLRYRDEDYLDDEQEVIASVLQQPNCLEVTISPSGENIVVQVEREHLVECVGETKLVVMIDPDGLSEEEDNWEDDLESEVEDIDPDFLVGDVEE; this is encoded by the coding sequence ATGGCGGGAAGAGAAATTATTGCAAAGGCAGTGGTTGCAAAAGGGCGTAAATTCACACAAGCGACACATACTTTATCCCCAAGTGAAAAACCATCGAGTATTTTAGGTGGTTGGTGTATTAACCATAAATATGAAGCTGAAAAACAGGGGAAAAAAGTTGAAATTAACGGTACTTATGATTGCAATATTTGGTATTCGTTCGATGATAATACAAAAACAGAAGTCGTGACGGAGACAGTATCTTACAAAGATGTTATTAAACTAAGATATCGAGATGAAGATTATTTGGATGATGAACAGGAAGTTATCGCAAGTGTTCTTCAACAGCCTAATTGTCTAGAGGTAACAATCTCTCCAAGTGGAGAAAATATCGTTGTTCAAGTGGAAAGAGAACACCTTGTTGAATGTGTAGGAGAAACGAAATTAGTGGTAATGATCGATCCAGATGGTTTATCTGAAGAGGAAGACAACTGGGAAGACGATTTAGAAAGTGAAGTAGAAGATATCGACCCCGACTTTTTAGTAGGCGACGTCGAAGAATAA
- a CDS encoding RicAFT regulatory complex protein RicA family protein, with product MSHYTKDDIITKAQELAQVISEMEQVDIFKKAEAKLNENQKVREKIASIKSLQKQAVNFQHYGKTEALKQVEAKIDKIYEELDEIPIIQEFKESQVEVNELLQLVSNTISNHVTKEIIKSTDGDLLRGETGSKVKNSFGRSCS from the coding sequence ATGAGTCATTATACAAAAGACGATATTATTACCAAGGCACAGGAACTAGCTCAAGTTATTTCTGAGATGGAGCAAGTTGACATCTTTAAAAAGGCGGAAGCGAAATTAAATGAAAATCAAAAAGTTCGCGAAAAAATAGCAAGTATTAAAAGCTTGCAAAAACAAGCGGTCAATTTTCAACATTATGGGAAAACTGAAGCGTTAAAGCAGGTAGAAGCGAAAATTGATAAGATTTACGAAGAGTTAGATGAAATTCCGATCATCCAAGAGTTCAAGGAGTCACAAGTAGAAGTAAATGAATTACTACAACTTGTCTCCAATACGATCTCTAATCATGTGACTAAAGAAATCATCAAGTCTACTGATGGAGACTTATTAAGAGGAGAAACGGGTTCGAAAGTAAAAAATTCTTTCGGTAGATCTTGTTCATAA
- the miaB gene encoding tRNA (N6-isopentenyl adenosine(37)-C2)-methylthiotransferase MiaB yields the protein MNEEQRKQQQTAVKSPDKKSVKDYSKYFDTTYVPPSLKEAKKRGKEEVAYQENFQISEQYRGLGTGKKFYIRTYGCQMNEHDTEVMAGIFTALGFEHTDSVDDANVILLNTCAIRENAENKVFGELGHFKALKRERPDLLLGVCGCMSQEESVVSKILKTYQHVDMIFGTHNIHRLPEILDNAYKSKEMVVEVWSKEGDVIENLPRKRKGNIKAWVNIMYGCDKFCTYCIVPYTRGKERSRRPEDIIQEVRHLAAQGYKEVTLLGQNVNAYGKDFKDMEYGLGHLMDELRKIDIPRIRFTTSHPRDFDDHLIDVLAKGGNLLDHIHLPVQSGSSECLKIMARKYTREHYLELVRKIKEAIPNASLTTDIIVGFPNETDEQFEETISLYKEVGFDSAYTFIYSPREGTPAAKMKDNVPMNVKKQRLQRLNALVNETSAQKMKEYDGKIVNVLVEGESKNNPDVLAGYTEKNKLVNFKGPKTSIGQIVKVKITETKTWSLNGEMIEEEIGVE from the coding sequence ATGAACGAAGAACAAAGAAAACAACAACAAACGGCTGTTAAATCACCGGACAAAAAATCCGTTAAAGATTACAGCAAGTATTTTGATACAACGTATGTACCTCCTTCTTTAAAAGAAGCAAAGAAAAGGGGAAAAGAAGAGGTTGCTTACCAAGAGAACTTCCAAATTTCAGAGCAGTATCGTGGTCTAGGAACAGGGAAAAAGTTTTACATTCGCACGTATGGCTGTCAAATGAACGAACATGATACAGAAGTCATGGCAGGGATTTTTACTGCTTTAGGTTTCGAACATACGGATTCAGTAGACGACGCAAATGTGATCTTGCTCAATACGTGTGCCATTAGGGAAAATGCGGAAAACAAAGTGTTTGGTGAACTTGGTCATTTTAAAGCATTAAAAAGAGAGCGTCCAGATTTATTATTAGGGGTTTGTGGCTGTATGTCGCAAGAAGAGTCTGTCGTGTCCAAAATTTTAAAAACGTATCAGCACGTGGATATGATTTTTGGTACACACAATATTCACCGTTTACCAGAAATTTTAGATAATGCCTATAAGTCTAAAGAAATGGTAGTTGAGGTATGGTCTAAAGAAGGCGATGTCATTGAAAACCTTCCTCGTAAAAGAAAAGGAAATATAAAAGCTTGGGTTAATATCATGTACGGGTGTGATAAATTTTGCACGTACTGTATCGTTCCTTACACGAGAGGGAAAGAAAGAAGCCGAAGACCTGAAGATATTATTCAAGAGGTTCGTCACCTAGCTGCTCAAGGATATAAAGAAGTGACGCTCCTTGGGCAAAATGTGAATGCGTATGGAAAAGATTTTAAAGATATGGAATATGGGTTAGGTCACTTAATGGATGAACTTCGCAAAATTGATATTCCAAGGATTCGCTTTACAACAAGTCATCCTAGAGATTTCGACGACCATCTGATTGACGTATTAGCAAAAGGCGGAAATTTACTGGACCATATTCATTTACCCGTTCAATCTGGAAGTTCAGAGTGCTTAAAGATTATGGCTCGTAAATATACGAGAGAGCATTATTTAGAACTTGTTCGTAAAATAAAAGAGGCGATTCCAAATGCTTCTTTAACAACAGATATTATCGTCGGCTTTCCAAATGAAACTGACGAACAATTTGAAGAAACAATATCGCTTTATAAAGAAGTAGGTTTTGATAGTGCCTACACGTTTATTTATTCACCTCGCGAAGGAACTCCGGCTGCCAAAATGAAAGATAATGTTCCAATGAATGTGAAAAAACAACGCCTTCAACGCTTAAACGCACTAGTGAATGAAACTTCTGCACAAAAAATGAAGGAATATGACGGAAAAATTGTTAACGTATTAGTTGAAGGAGAAAGTAAAAACAATCCGGATGTTTTAGCTGGATATACTGAAAAAAATAAGCTAGTCAATTTCAAAGGTCCAAAAACTTCTATCGGACAAATTGTTAAAGTGAAAATAACAGAAACGAAAACATGGTCCTTAAATGGAGAAATGATTGAGGAAGAAATCGGGGTGGAATAA
- a CDS encoding 2-oxoacid:ferredoxin oxidoreductase subunit beta: MATFKEFRNQVKPNWCPGCGDFSVQAAIQRAAANTGLEPHQLSIVSGIGCSGRISGYINSYGFHGIHGRALPIAQGVKMANRDLTVIASGGDGDGFAIGMGHTIHAIRRNIDITYIVMDNQIYGLTKGQTSPRSEVGFKTKSTPEGSIEAPVSVIEMALTAGSTFIAQSFSTDLKDLTSLIEQGINHKGFSFINVFSPCVTYNKVNTYDWFKKNLTKLKDIEDYNPNDRLKAMQTVMEHDGLVTGLIYQNKNQPSYQELLEGYSEKPLKDLELSLEKNQFDKLVSEFM, translated from the coding sequence GCGGGCAGCAGCAAATACTGGATTAGAACCACATCAATTATCCATTGTCTCAGGTATTGGATGCTCAGGGAGAATATCAGGCTATATTAACTCGTATGGTTTTCATGGAATTCACGGAAGAGCGTTGCCGATTGCGCAAGGTGTGAAAATGGCCAATCGCGATTTAACGGTTATTGCCTCTGGTGGAGATGGTGATGGCTTTGCGATTGGGATGGGACATACGATTCATGCCATTCGTAGAAATATAGATATTACCTATATTGTCATGGATAATCAAATATACGGTTTAACAAAAGGGCAAACCTCTCCTCGTAGTGAAGTTGGCTTTAAAACGAAAAGTACACCTGAAGGGTCAATCGAGGCGCCTGTTTCTGTTATTGAAATGGCTTTAACCGCTGGTTCTACCTTCATAGCCCAAAGTTTTTCCACAGATTTAAAAGATTTAACATCATTAATTGAGCAAGGAATCAATCATAAAGGTTTTTCATTTATCAATGTCTTTAGCCCTTGTGTGACGTACAATAAAGTGAACACATATGACTGGTTTAAGAAAAATTTAACAAAATTGAAAGATATTGAGGATTATAATCCAAATGACCGCTTAAAAGCAATGCAAACGGTCATGGAGCACGACGGTTTGGTAACAGGTCTTATCTATCAGAACAAAAACCAACCTTCCTACCAAGAGCTTTTAGAAGGTTACAGTGAAAAACCGTTAAAAGATCTAGAATTATCCTTAGAGAAGAATCAATTTGACAAGTTAGTTTCAGAGTTTATGTAA